A single window of Verrucomicrobium sp. DNA harbors:
- the miaA gene encoding tRNA (adenosine(37)-N6)-dimethylallyltransferase MiaA translates to MTRIVFLVGPTAVGKSALAQALAEEDGGAILSLDAMQVYQGLDIGTGKPTAAERARVPHGGLDLAPWWERFDTARYLAAAAAFLKQEAGRPLYVVGGTGLYFRALTQGLSPAPAAPPALRQELAALPPQTLRERLRRLDPDQPEGFDWNNPRRVQRALEVIEATGRSLRAWQAEQAPPLLPPGSYRAFFLQRERDDLRALIAARVEAMLAAGWAGEVETLLKERGGVALRACPALGYGSLASWIEAGSREQDLPAVGQKIVDETRQYARRQLTWFKREATLESLMIAPGERLRVTVPRLRAAA, encoded by the coding sequence ATGACCCGGATCGTCTTCCTCGTCGGCCCCACCGCCGTGGGGAAGAGCGCCCTGGCCCAGGCCCTGGCGGAGGAAGACGGCGGCGCGATCCTCTCCCTCGACGCGATGCAGGTCTACCAGGGCCTCGACATCGGCACCGGCAAGCCGACGGCGGCGGAACGGGCCCGCGTGCCCCATGGCGGCCTGGACCTGGCGCCGTGGTGGGAACGCTTCGACACCGCCCGCTACCTGGCTGCGGCTGCCGCGTTTCTCAAGCAAGAGGCAGGACGGCCCCTCTACGTCGTGGGCGGCACCGGCCTTTATTTCCGCGCCTTGACGCAGGGCCTCAGCCCCGCTCCCGCCGCGCCGCCCGCGCTGCGGCAGGAGCTGGCCGCGCTGCCCCCCCAGACGCTCCGGGAACGGCTCCGCCGCCTCGACCCGGACCAGCCGGAGGGCTTCGATTGGAACAACCCGCGCCGCGTCCAGCGCGCCCTGGAAGTGATCGAGGCCACGGGCCGCTCCCTGCGCGCCTGGCAGGCGGAGCAGGCGCCGCCGCTCCTGCCGCCCGGCAGTTACCGCGCCTTCTTCCTACAGCGGGAGCGGGACGACCTCCGCGCCCTCATCGCGGCCCGCGTCGAGGCGATGCTGGCCGCCGGATGGGCGGGTGAAGTAGAGACACTCCTGAAGGAGAGGGGGGGCGTGGCGCTGCGGGCCTGCCCCGCCCTGGGGTATGGCTCTTTGGCCTCCTGGATCGAGGCCGGATCCCGGGAACAAGACCTGCCCGCCGTGGGGCAAAAAATCGTCGACGAGACGCGCCAATATGCGCGCCGTCAGTTGACATGGTTCAAAAGGGAGGCAACATTGGAATCGTTGATGATTGCTCCCGGTGAACGCCTCCGCGTGACCGTTCCGCGCCTTCGCGCGGCTGCATGA
- the hflX gene encoding GTPase HflX: protein MNGFSTTPSSPQEKALLVGLERTGQSVPQDDFHSIDSLHELASLVETAGGTVEETVLQRLPQPTAPYYIGKGKAQEISDRCKEKSVQAVVFDDELSPAQSRNLAQVVGRKIIDRTQLILDIFAKRAKTKEGKLQIELAQLKYLLPRLTRMWTHLSRQSGGIGTRGPGETQLEVDRRRVQEKIARLLRDLQEVRQRRSIQRQGRARHNWPVVSLVGYTNAGKSTLFNLVTRSGVLAEDKLFATLDPTTRVAELPDRQRVLWTDTVGFIKKLPHDLIESFKATLEEVREADLLLHVIDFSHPQYEQQIAAVQDVLRQIDAHEKPVILVFNKTDEAAPEAARRILEVHPQAVALSAATGEGVEALLAEIARQLSARRCQVSLSLPNHETSLAAELHREGTVLELSYEGDRILVTALVPPSLKGRLQPYIVAGHDERRPADPGDAR, encoded by the coding sequence ATGAACGGTTTTTCCACCACGCCCTCTTCCCCCCAGGAAAAGGCCCTTCTGGTCGGCCTCGAACGCACGGGGCAGAGCGTCCCTCAGGACGACTTCCATTCCATCGATTCCCTGCATGAGCTGGCCTCCCTGGTGGAGACCGCCGGCGGCACCGTGGAGGAGACCGTCCTCCAGCGCCTCCCGCAGCCCACCGCCCCCTACTATATCGGCAAGGGGAAGGCCCAGGAAATCTCCGACCGCTGCAAGGAAAAGTCGGTCCAGGCCGTCGTCTTCGACGACGAGCTTTCCCCCGCCCAGAGCCGCAACCTGGCGCAGGTCGTCGGGCGTAAAATCATCGACCGGACGCAGCTGATCCTCGACATCTTCGCCAAGCGGGCGAAGACCAAGGAAGGCAAGCTCCAGATCGAGCTGGCCCAGCTCAAATACCTCCTCCCGCGCCTGACGCGCATGTGGACCCACCTTTCCCGCCAGTCCGGCGGCATCGGCACCCGCGGCCCGGGCGAGACGCAGCTGGAAGTCGACCGCCGCCGCGTGCAGGAAAAGATCGCTCGCCTCCTGCGCGACTTGCAGGAAGTCCGCCAGCGCCGCTCCATCCAGCGGCAGGGCCGCGCGCGGCATAACTGGCCCGTCGTCTCCCTGGTCGGCTACACCAACGCGGGCAAGTCGACCCTCTTCAACCTCGTCACCCGCTCCGGCGTCCTGGCGGAGGACAAGCTCTTCGCCACCCTAGACCCGACGACCCGCGTCGCCGAGCTGCCGGACCGCCAGCGCGTCCTGTGGACCGACACCGTGGGCTTCATCAAGAAGCTGCCGCACGACCTGATCGAGTCCTTCAAGGCGACCCTGGAGGAAGTCCGCGAGGCCGACCTGCTCCTCCACGTCATCGACTTCTCCCACCCGCAATACGAGCAGCAGATCGCCGCCGTGCAGGATGTCCTAAGGCAGATCGACGCGCACGAAAAGCCCGTCATCCTCGTCTTCAACAAGACCGACGAAGCCGCCCCGGAAGCCGCTCGCCGCATCCTGGAGGTGCACCCCCAGGCCGTCGCCCTTTCCGCCGCCACCGGGGAGGGGGTGGAGGCGCTCCTGGCGGAAATCGCCCGGCAGCTCTCCGCCCGGCGCTGCCAGGTCTCCCTCTCCCTGCCGAACCATGAAACCTCCCTGGCCGCCGAGCTGCACCGGGAAGGGACCGTCCTGGAGCTTTCCTATGAAGGGGACCGGATCCTCGTCACCGCCCTGGTGCCCCCGTCCTTGAAAGGACGGCTGCAACCTTATATAGTGGCCGGTCATGATGAGCGCCGCCCAGCGGATCCGGGAGATGCCCGATGA